The following are from one region of the Microtus pennsylvanicus isolate mMicPen1 chromosome 15, mMicPen1.hap1, whole genome shotgun sequence genome:
- the Sox7 gene encoding transcription factor SOX-7 translates to MASLLGTYPWTEGLECPALETELSDGLSPPAVPRPPGEKVSESRIRRPMNAFMVWAKDERKRLAVQNPDLHNAELSKMLGKSWKALTLSQKRPYVDEAERLRLQHMQDYPNYKYRPRRKKQGKRLCKRVDPGFLLSSLSRDQNALPEKNGVGRGTLGEKEDRGEYSPGTALPGLHSCYHEGAAGAPGSVDTYPYGLPTPPEMSPLDALEPEQTFFSSSCQEEHGHPHRLPHLPGPPYSPEFTPNPLHCSHPLGSLALGQSPGVSMMSSVPGCPPSPAYYSPATYHPLHPNLQAHLGQLSPPPEHPGFDTLDQLSQVELLGDMDRNEFDQYLNTPGHPDSAAGAGTLTGHGPLSQGTTTGPTETSLISVLADATATYYNSYSVS, encoded by the exons ATGGCCTCGCTACTGGGAACCTATCCGTGGACCGAAGGACTGGAGTGTCCCGCCCTGGAAACCGAGCTGTCGGATGGACTGTCGCCGCCCGCCGTCCCCCGACCTCCAGGGGAAAAGGTTTCGGAGAGCCGGATCCGGCGGCCCATGAATGCCTTCATGGTGTGGGCCAAGGACGAGAGGAAACGCCTGGCGGTGCAGAATCCAGACCTGCACAACGCGGAGCTCAGCAAGATGCTGG GAAAGTCGTGGAAGGCGCTGACGCTGTCGCAAAAGAGGCCCTACGTGGATGAGGCAGAGCGTTTGCGCCTACAGCACATGCAGGATTATCCCAACTACAAGTACCGACCCCGCAGAAAGAAACAAGGCAAGCGCCTCTGCAAGCGTGTGGACCCTGGCTTCCTCCTGAGCTCCCTCTCTCGTGACCAGAATGCACTGCCTGAGAAAAACGGCGTTGGCAGGGGTACACTGGGGGAGAAGGAGGACAGGGGTGAGTACTCCCCAGGCACTGCCTTGCCCGGACTACACAGCTGTTACCACGAAGGTGCAGCTGGTGCCCCTGGCAGTGTGGACACATATCCTTATGGGCTACCCACACCCCCAGAGATGTCGCCCCTGGACGCGCTGGAGCCTGAGCAGACCTTCTTCTCATCCTCATGTCAGGAGGAACATGGCCACCCCCATCGTCTCCCCCACCTACCAGGGCCCCCTTACTCGCCAGAGTTCACTCCTAATCCCCTCCACTGCAGCCACCCACTAGGTTCTTTGGCTCTTGGCCAGTCCCCAGGGGTTTCTATGATGTCCTCTGTTCCTGGCTGCCCCCCATCTCCAGCCTACTACTCCCCTGCCACCTACCACCCTCTTCATCCCAACCTCCAGGCCCACCTGGGCCAGCTCTCCCCACCTCCTGAGCACCCTGGCTTCGACACCCTGGATCAACTAAGCCAGGTGGAACTTCTGGGGGACATGGATCGCAATGAGTTTGATCAGTATTTGAACACTCCTGGCCACCCCGATTCTGCTGCAGGGGCTGGGACCCTGACTGGGCACGGCCCACTCTCCCAGGGGACCACAACAGGCCCCACGGAGACCAGTCTCATATCCGTTCTGGCTGATGCCACAGCCACATACTACAACAGCTACAGCGTGTCATAG